A region of the Streptococcus suis genome:
TACCCAGACAAGTCCACAGACACTATCCAGCCAGCAGAGACAGTTAAAGTCGCTAAGGACACAGACAAGGATGGCTTCACTGATACAGAAGAGGCAACGGCAGGTACAGACGCAACTAACCCAGCTTCAACTCCAGCAGGTCAAGATAGCGCCGGTCAATTAACACCAAGCCTAGCTGAGCCAGTAGAAGTGAAGAATCCAGACAAGCTTACTGATGCAGAGAAAGAATCTGTTAAGAAAGCTGTTGAGGATTCAAACGACTTGCCAGAGGGAACAGAGGTTTCAGTCTCAGACAATGGTACAGTTACAGTTACTTACCCAGACAAGTCCACAGATACTATCCAGCCAGCAGAGACAGTCAAAGTCGCTAAGGACACAGACAAGGATGGCTTCACTGATACGGAAGAGGAGAAAGCAGGTACAAATGCCACAGATCCATCTTCAACTCCAGCAGGTCAAGATAGCGCAGGTCAATTAACCCCAAGTCTAACTGAGCCAGTAGAAGTGAAGAACCCAGACAAGCTTACTGATGCAGAGAAAGAAGCTGTTAAGAAAGCTGTTGAGGATTCAAACGACTTGCCAGAGGGAACAGAGGTTACAGTCTCAGACAATGGTACAGTTACAGTTACCTACCCAGACAAGTCAGCGGATACTATCCAGCCAACAGACACAGTCAAAGCTGCTAAACCTGTTTCAGAAACACCAGTTGCACCAAGCAAGCCAGAAGTTACATCAACAGCTTCAGGTGCTGTAGTTGTTACACCACCAACTGACAATGTAACTAACCTTGACATTACCTTCACTCCAGAAGGCGCAAGCCAACCAGTTACTGTAGTTGTAAGTAAGGATGAAAATGGCATATGGACAGCCCCAGCTGATTCAGGCCTTGTCATTAACTCAGATGGCACCATTACCATCCCAGCTGAAAAAGTAGCAGATGGCACAGCCGTGACGGTAGTTGCTGAGAATGGTTCAATATCTTCACCAGAAGTAGGTTCAACAGTTGTTCCTGTTCCAGCAGTAACTCCAGAAACACCAGTTGCACCAAGCAAGCCAGAAGTTACAGCAACAGATTCAGGTGCTGTAGTTGTTACACCACCAACTGACAATGTAACCAACCTTGACATTACCTTCACACCAGAAGGTTCAAGTCAACCAGTTACTGTAGTTGTAAGTAAGGATGCAACTGGTACATGGACAGCACCAGCTGATTCAGGTCTTGTTGTCAATCCAGATGGCACTATTACCATCCCAGCTGAAAACGTAGCCGATGGTACAGCCGTGACGGTAGTGGCTGAGAATGGTTCAGTATCTTCACCAGAAGTAGGCTCAGCAGTTGTTCCTGTTCCAACTCCAGAACTTCCAGCTATCCCAGCTAAGCCAACATCAGTTACTAATGCAGACGGTAGCGTAACAATTGTTCCACCAGTTGAAAATGTTACAGGTCTTGACATTACCTTCACACCAGAAGGTGCGACAGAACCAGTTACTGTGACGCTTGGTAAGGACGCAACTGGCGCATGGACAGCACCAGCTGATTCAGGTCTTGTTGTCAATCCAGATGGCACTATTACCATCCCAGCTGATAGGCTAGCAGATGGTACTGAAGGACAAGTAGGTCTTGTAGCTAAGAATGGCGACTTGACATCAAATGATCCAGCTCCTCAAGTACCGGAAACTCCAGCTAAGTCAAGCGTAGAGACCAATGAAAATGGTAGCGTAACAATTGTTCCACCAGTGGAAAATGTTACAGGCATTGACATTACCTTTACTCCAGAAGGCGCAAGCCAACCAGTTACTGTAGTTGTAAGTAAGGATGCAACTGGCGCATGGACAGCACCAGCTGATTCAGGCCTTGTTGTCAACCCAGATGGCACTATTACCATCCCAGCTGATAAGGTAGCAGATGGCACAGCAGTTTCAGTAGTTACTAAGAATGGTCAAGTTCCATCTGATGAAGCTTCTGCAACTTATGTACCAGCTAAACCAGCAAGCACTGATACACCAGTAGTTGAAGTTCCAGCGACTCCATCACTAGCCCTTGATGGTAGCGGAAATGTCCTTATAACTCCTCCTGCGGAAAATGCTACAAGCCTTGATATTACCTTCACACCAGCTGGTAGCGAAACCCCAATCACTGTAACAGCTAACAAGGATGCAACTGGTAATTGGATTCTTCCAGAAACTTCAATTGCTGTTGTTAACCCAGATGGCACAATCAGCATTTCTACATCAGAAATGGAAGGTGGCACTGCAGTATCAGTTGTTGCTAAGAACGAGGGAGTACCATCTAGTCAAGCGGCTACATTACTTGTTCAACCAAAACAAACTGCAGAAGAGTTGGCTCCAACAGTGAAGAAACCAATTGCTGTTGAGGATGCATCTAAGTTGACAGATGCTGAGAAGAAAGAATTGGAAGATGTTGTTCGTAAGGACAATGTTCTTCCAGAAGGTACAGAAGTAAGCGTAGCAGATGATGGTACAGTTACTGTTACCTACCCAGACAAGTCAACAGATACAATCTTGCCAACTAAGACTGTTATGGATGCTCAAAATGGTAAAGGCACAAGCCATAGCTTACCAGCTTACGACTTGACAGCAGATGAGGATAAAGATGGCTTTACAAACGAAGAAGAATTGAAGCAAGGTTCAAATGTAGCAGATGCTAAATCTGTACCTGCAGGCAAGTCTTCTGCAGAACGCCTCACTCCAACAAATGACTTGGCAGTTAAGGTTAAAGACTTGACGAAATTGTCAGATGCTGAGAAGAAAGCGGTAGAAACTGCTATCCGTAAGGATAAGGATCTTCCAGAAGGTACTCAGATTGAGGTAGCCAATGATGGTTCAGTGACTATCACCTACCCAGATGGTTCTATTGGTCGACTCCCTGCTGATCAGACAGTTCTTCATGCGACACATGGTGAAGGTGTAAGCCATAGCTTGCCAGCTTACGACTTGACAGCAGATGAGGATAAAGACGGCTTTACAAACGAAGAAGAATTGAAGCAAGGTTCAAATGTAGCAGATGCTAAATCTGTACCTGCAGGCAAGTCTTCTGCAGAACGCCTCACTCCAACAAATGACTTGGCAGTTAAGGTTAAAGACTTGACGAAATTGACAGATGCTGAGAAGAAAGCGGTAGAAACTGCTATCCGTAAGAATAACATTCTTCCAGAAGGTACTCAGATTGAGGTAGCCAATGATGGTTCAGTGACCATTACTTACCCAGATGGTTCCGTGGATCAGATTGATGCTACGAAAGTAGTTGCTACAGATTCTACAGTTAATCCAGACTCTGGCGTAAGTCAGTCAAGTGGTACTACAAAAGTATTGCCAGGATCTGCTTCTTCGACAAGAGCAGCTAAGAAACCATTGCCAGCAACAGGTGAAAATGGTTCTCCTATCTTAGTTCTATCTGGTCTAGCTCTGTTAGCGGGCGTAGCTATGTTTAGAAAAGCAAAAAGAGAAGATGAGAACTAATTCTCATCTCTCCGATGCAAATTGAAATACTGGTGAGACTCGACTGAAATAAGAATAGGGTAAAATACCTCAAGGAAAGTATAGCCGCAATTTGGCAATACTTTCCGGCTCTTTGTCAACCGTAGTGGGTTGATGTCAGCTAACACCTAGAGAGGACGAAATTCGTCCTCTCTTTCTTTATGGTAACCGCCCCTTTTTCAATATACTTGTTATTGGGCGCTTACTTTTCAAAGTATTTTTGAAAAAATGCATGTAGCTAGAAAACAGTTACATGCATTTTCTTCAGGCGTACGGCGTGAATTCAAACCACTATATATTGACAGACTTGTGAAAATACCATATACTGATATTAAAAATAAGGATATAGGAGTTTTTTTATGAAAAAAGCTAATCGTAAAGAATTTTACTCCCATTTATCAGCCCTTTATCAGTTATCACCAGAAGTTATTTCGCCCGTTTTGCGTGAGAAACTTGTTGAATTTGCCCAGAAACTTGACCATTCAGACAATCTCTATATGTTGGCGAGTCAGCTTTCTGCATATGTGAATAGGGAATTACTTGAGCAGGCTGGAAAAGCACCAAAGGAGTTGCTTGATTTAGCTTCTTATATCCAGGAACTGCAGGTTAGCCATAGTCGGTATATGGCCCGATTAGATAATTTATAGGAGTTTCGTATGAAAAAAGCCAATCGTGAAGAATTTTATTCCCATTTATCAGCCCTTTATCAGTTGTCACCAGAAACTATTTCACCCGTTTTGCGTGAGAAACTTGTTGAATTCGCCCAGAAACTCGACCATTCAGACAATCTCTACTTGTTGGCCGATCAGTTATCGGTATTTGTCAATGCTGAATTGACCGGCTTGACCTGGAGAGCGCCAAAGGAGTTGGTAGAATTGGGGCGCTATATCCAGGAATTACAAGTGACCTATCGACGTTATGTACTAGGAATAGATGATTTAGAGGAAAAATAATGACAGAATACACGAAACCACTCGTTTGGAAGTGGGAAGATGAAAATGACAACCGATCAGGTAATCGTCCAACAGCAGGGAGTCGCTTTGAACATAAATTACCAAAAGGTGACAAGCCCCTCCAAGTTTATTCCTTGGGAACACCTAACGGTATTAAAGTTGCTATTATGTTGGAGGAGTTGAAAGAGTTAGGTATTTCGGAAGCTGATTATGACCTCTTTCTCATCAATATCGGTCAAGGAGACAATTTGGCTCCGATTTTGTTGCCATCAACCCTAACTCCAAAATACCAGCTATGGTTGATTATTCGGAGAAGGAGCCAGTTCGCGTCTTTGAATCTGCCAACATTCTCTACTACTTGGCAGAAAAGTTTGAGGCCTTCCTACCGAAAGCTTGGGCGGAGCGGACGGAGGTTCTTAACTGGCTCTTCTGGCAAACTGGCGCCGCTCCATTTGTTGGTGGAGGATTTGGACATTTCTTCCATTACGCTCCGACAGCGCAAGAATATCCGATTAATCGCTATACAATGGAAACTAAGCGTCAGCTGGATCTCTTGGATCAACTATTGATGACAAGAGAGTATATAGCTGGAAATACCTATACCATCGCAGATATTGCTATCTGGTCTTGGTATGGACGATTGGTGCAAGGAGAACTATATCCAGGTTCGGCAGAATTTTTAGATGTTGATTCTTACAAGCATCTAAAGACCTGGGTAGAGAAAATAGCTCAGCGCCCAGCTGTACAACGAGGGTTGACAGTGAAATATCATTCAATTGATAATTGATTGACTTGCCCACCTTATGGGTGGGTTTTTCTTTTACTTTGGTATGATAAAAGTTTATAATGAAAGAGTTAGACTTTGTGAAAATCCAAAAATAGAAATTAATACTCAATGAAAATCAAAATCAGACTAGCTCCAAAGGTTTGGGGAACCTTTGGAGGTTGGAGATAGGGCGAACGTAGTTCGTTACTACTTACGCAGATAGAACCCTGTTACTATTTTGTTTCAAGGTAACAGGCTGAAAGGCTCCACTGGAGCCTTTCACTCATCAAATCAAGTCAACAACGTCTGATTTTGATTTTCGAAGAGTATGAGTTTTTCCTATCTTATATTTACATAGAAAGTAATAGAAAAATGTCCGAAAAAGTTGAAATGCAGCAGTCCAAAGAACAGGCGACAATGGCTAGAGGCTTGGCTTGGTTGACTGCTGGAAATATTCTTAGTCGCCTGCTTGGTGTTGCCTATGTTATTCCCTGGTATATTTGGTTAGGGGAATATCGAGCTGAAGCCAATGCCCTCTTTAGTATGGGGTATCAAATCTATGCTAACTTCTTATTGATTTCAACAGCTGGTCTTCCGACAGCTATTGCCAAACAAGTAGCTAAATACAATGTCTTGGGTAAAGAAGAGGTGTCGCTTTACTTGGTCAGAGAGTTCTTCAAGCTCATGTTGGTCTTTGGAGCTGTCTTTGCAGGGGTCATGTATCTAAGTGCTCCGTGGTTGGCCGACGCATCGGGGTCGAAGGAAAAGTTACTTCCAGTCATGTATAGTCTAGTCCCGCCTCTCTTTATCTTCCCAGCCATGAGTATCTTGCGTGGTTTTTTTCAAGGTCGGCACGATATGAAGCCCTATGCTATCAGCCAGCTTGCAGAGCAGCTGGTACGGGTTATCTGGATACTGGCGGCAACATTTATGATTATGAAGTTGGGTAGCGGTGACTATCTTGAAGCAGTTGTCCAATCTACCTTTGCAGCTTTTGTCGGGATGATTGCTAGTGTTGGGATTTTAGTTTATACTTTATGGAAACAAGGTTACCTTGGTAAGTTACTTCATGCTAAGAAACAAAAGATTTCTTTGGATACAGGTCAACTTATTAAGGAAACTGTTCGAGATGCGATTCCAATTATCATTTTAGGTCTAACGATTCAATTATTGCAGTTTATTGACCAAGTCACGTTTATTCGTGTTATGGAAAGAATTACGGATTACAGTAATTCGGAACTTTTGGAACTTTATTCATATATGGCTGCCAATCCAAGTAAGATTACGATGATGATTATCGGGATTTCACTGAGTTTGGGAAGTGTTGCTATTCCATTGATTACAGAGAAATTTGTCAAGAAAGATTTGAAGGCGGCGTCTCATTTAGTGGCGGATAATCTACAATTACTCTTTATATTCACTATACCGGCAATTGTTGGAACAGTCCTGTTAGCTGGGCCACTCTATACGATTTTTTACGGACCGTCAGAGCCTATCGCCATTACTCTATTTATTTGGAACTTATTTTTAATTTTACCTCTGGGCCTATATTCTGTCATTAGTGTGGTCATTCAAGCGATATTTGAAAATAGAAGAGCCATTTATTATTTCTTGATTGGGATGCTAGTGAAAATCGTTTTACAAGTACCAATGATCTATGTCTTTAAGGTATATGGTAGCTTTATCTCAACGATATTTGGGTTGGGACTTATGCTGTATCTCTTCTATAGACGAATTGACAAGGTTCTGCATATTGATGAAAGACTAGTGATAAAAGATATTGCGACCATTAGTTGGATTTCTATCGTAATGGGACTCGTTGTATGGGGGATTGAATTTGTCCTGAATCTTATCCTTCCAGCAAATGGCTATGTATCTAGCTTTATCCACTTGGCTGTTGCAGGTGGAGCAGGTATACTTGTCTTTGTCATCCTGACATTGAAGACTCGTCAGCTAGATCGTTTAATTGGAAGTCGGGCTCAGAGTTTACGGAGGAAATTGCGCCTAGGCTAGTTTGTTTTAAAAATCTCTATTTTCTACTATTGAAAAGCTGGGAAAAAGAGGCGTTTTAGAATGTGAGAAGGAAAGTTCGTTGAGGATTTTCCTTTTTTCTTGGAGATTTCAGTATAAAAAAAACGGTTTTTGTGGTAGAATAGTAGGGATAAAAAAGAGGAGAGAGATGATGAAACCTAAATACGAACGTATTCTAATCAAACTATCTGGTGAAGCCTTGGCTGGTGAACGTGGTGTCGGTATTGACCTTAAAACTGTTCAGGAAATGGCAAAGGAAATTCAGGAAGTCGCAGAATCAGGTATTCAGATTGCCCTTGTTATTGGTGGTGGTAACCTTTGGCGTGGAGAACCTGCTGCTGAAGCGGGTATGGATCGAGTTCAAGCAGACTATACAGGCATGTTGGGGACTGTTATGAATGCTCTTGTAATGGCTGATTCCCTTAAACAGCTTGGTGTGGATACACGTGTGCAGACAGCGATTGCGATGCAGTCAGTTGCAGAGCCTTATATTCGTGGTCGTGCTCTTCGTCATCTTGAAAAAGGTCGCATTGTTATTTTTGGAGCTGGTATTGGTTCTCCGTACTTCTCAACGGATACGACAGCAGCTCTTCGTGCTGCAGAAATTGAAGCAGATGCGATTTTGATGGCTAAAAATGGTGTGGATGGCGTCTACAATGCTGATCCGAAGAAAGATGCTAATGCAGTTAAATTCAATGAATTGACCCACCGTGAAGTGATTAGTCGAGGTTTGAAAATCATGGATGCGACAGCATCAACTCTCTCAATGGACAATGATATTGATTTGGTCGTGTTCAATATGAATGAACCAGGAAATATTAAACGTGTTGTCTTCGGTGAGCCAATCGGTACTACCGTTTCAAATTCTTCAGAAGAAAAATAAATCATATCGTCATTTAGTTTTTCTTTTATTACTTCGTTAATTCGCCTTGCCTAACTTCGGTTATACCTGTGGCTCGTTGCCTAGTGCTAAAAGTAAACTAAAAGACTATAAAAAAATATAAAGAAGGAAGTCTTATGTCTAAAGAAATTATTGCTAAAGCGCAAGAGCGCATGAACCAATCTCATCAGAGTTTGGCACGTGAATTCAGCCACATTCGTGCTGGCCGTGCCAATGCTAGTTTGTTGGACCGTATTTCAGTTGAGTACTACGGTTCTCCAACGCCATTGAACCAGTTGGCTGGTATTACAGTGCCAGAAGCGCGTGTTCTATTGATTACTCCGTTTGATAAGTCAATCTTGAAGGATATTGAGCGTGCTTTGAACGCTTCAGATCTTGGTTTGACACCGCAATCTGACGGTACTGTTATCCGTTTGGTTATTCCTGCCCTTACAGAGGAAACTCGTAAGAACTTGGCGAAGGATGTGAAAAAAGTCGGTGAAAATTCGAAAGTTGCCATCCGTAATATCCGTCGTGATGCCATGGATGAAGCTAAAAAAGCTGAAAAAGCAAAAGAAATCACAGAAGACGAGTTGAAGACGCTTGAAAAAGATATTCAAAAAGTAACAGATGATGCTATCAAGACAATTGATAAAATGACTGCCGACAAAGAAAAAGAATTGTTGGAAGTTTAATCAACACGTTTTTAGGCTACAAAAACAGATCATCACTGGGCTGTCTAACTTCCAGTGGTGAACCAATAAGAAATCTAATGGAGGGGAACTATTCTCAAATCCATAGCCACTTCTCGGAGTTCGTGTCAACATCTCAGCGCAGTGGTTGATTGGCAGATTTGTTCGTATTTTACACTCCAAATCTGACCTAATCAACTTTGCGGGGGTGGGAAGACGAACTCATTTTTTGACTAGTCGAGTTCTTTCCCACTCCCCCTTTTTTAATCAGAAAGTAGAAAATCATGAATGATTTATTAGCACAGTATATCGTTGGTTTAGTGACTGACGAAAACGATCAGTTTTACTTTGTCCAAAAAGAGGGTAGAACCTTTGCTCTTTCTAAGGATGAAGGAGAACATAGTCTAGGTCAATCTGTTAAGGGATTTACCTATACCGATATGAAACAGAAACTCCGTTTGACAACTAAGGAAGTTGGGGCGAGTCGTACCAGATTTGGTTGGGGAGCTGTCACAGAGGTACGTAAGGATTTGGGTGTCTTTGTGGATACAGGTCTGCCAGACAAGCAAGTGGTTGTTTCCTTGGACATTTTGCCTGAAATCAAGGAACTCTGGCCGAAAAAAGGGGATCAGTTGTACGTCAAATTAGACGTCGATAAGAAGGACCGCATTTGGGCTCTGCCAGCTTTTCAGGAAGATTTTCAGAAAATGGCTGGACCTGCTTATGACAATATGCAAAACCAAAATCTGCGAGCGATTGTCTATCGTTTGAAAATGAATGGTACTTTTGTTTATTTGCCAGACAACAACATGCTTGGTTTTATCCACCCGAGCGAACGCTTTGCGGAACCGCGTCTGGGTCAGGTTTTGGAGGCGCGTGTCATCGGCTACCGTGCAGTTGATCGTACCTTGAACTTGTCTCTCAAGCCACGTTCATTTGAGATGCTGGAAAATGATGCCCAGATGATATTGACTTATCTGGAAAGCAATGGAGGTT
Encoded here:
- a CDS encoding polysaccharide biosynthesis protein codes for the protein MSEKVEMQQSKEQATMARGLAWLTAGNILSRLLGVAYVIPWYIWLGEYRAEANALFSMGYQIYANFLLISTAGLPTAIAKQVAKYNVLGKEEVSLYLVREFFKLMLVFGAVFAGVMYLSAPWLADASGSKEKLLPVMYSLVPPLFIFPAMSILRGFFQGRHDMKPYAISQLAEQLVRVIWILAATFMIMKLGSGDYLEAVVQSTFAAFVGMIASVGILVYTLWKQGYLGKLLHAKKQKISLDTGQLIKETVRDAIPIIILGLTIQLLQFIDQVTFIRVMERITDYSNSELLELYSYMAANPSKITMMIIGISLSLGSVAIPLITEKFVKKDLKAASHLVADNLQLLFIFTIPAIVGTVLLAGPLYTIFYGPSEPIAITLFIWNLFLILPLGLYSVISVVIQAIFENRRAIYYFLIGMLVKIVLQVPMIYVFKVYGSFISTIFGLGLMLYLFYRRIDKVLHIDERLVIKDIATISWISIVMGLVVWGIEFVLNLILPANGYVSSFIHLAVAGGAGILVFVILTLKTRQLDRLIGSRAQSLRRKLRLG
- a CDS encoding UMP kinase, coding for MKPKYERILIKLSGEALAGERGVGIDLKTVQEMAKEIQEVAESGIQIALVIGGGNLWRGEPAAEAGMDRVQADYTGMLGTVMNALVMADSLKQLGVDTRVQTAIAMQSVAEPYIRGRALRHLEKGRIVIFGAGIGSPYFSTDTTAALRAAEIEADAILMAKNGVDGVYNADPKKDANAVKFNELTHREVISRGLKIMDATASTLSMDNDIDLVVFNMNEPGNIKRVVFGEPIGTTVSNSSEEK
- a CDS encoding ribosome-recycling factor, yielding MSKEIIAKAQERMNQSHQSLAREFSHIRAGRANASLLDRISVEYYGSPTPLNQLAGITVPEARVLLITPFDKSILKDIERALNASDLGLTPQSDGTVIRLVIPALTEETRKNLAKDVKKVGENSKVAIRNIRRDAMDEAKKAEKAKEITEDELKTLEKDIQKVTDDAIKTIDKMTADKEKELLEV
- a CDS encoding RNA-binding protein → MNDLLAQYIVGLVTDENDQFYFVQKEGRTFALSKDEGEHSLGQSVKGFTYTDMKQKLRLTTKEVGASRTRFGWGAVTEVRKDLGVFVDTGLPDKQVVVSLDILPEIKELWPKKGDQLYVKLDVDKKDRIWALPAFQEDFQKMAGPAYDNMQNQNLRAIVYRLKMNGTFVYLPDNNMLGFIHPSERFAEPRLGQVLEARVIGYRAVDRTLNLSLKPRSFEMLENDAQMILTYLESNGGFMTLNDKSAPEDIKATFGISKGQFKKALGGLMKAGKIKQDSFGTELV